A stretch of the Candidatus Bathyarchaeota archaeon genome encodes the following:
- a CDS encoding ribosome biogenesis/translation initiation ATPase RLI: protein MVRVAVLDKDQCKPKDCGLPCLKYCPKVRDKIEAIKIVQNEGKPVIIEVLCSGCGICVKKCPFKAISIVNLPEELEEECSYRYGLNMFKLYRLPIPKEGVITGLIGRNGVGKSTALKILSGEVKPNLGHFTQEPSWEEVIKHFRGSTLQTYFEKLSKKKLKVIAKPQYIDKIPKYIKGKVLDVLSRVNEKGILKKLINELQLKNFLDRPLEVLSGGELQRVAIAAALSRDADVYIFDEPSSHLDVLQRLNVAKAIRELVTEGKTVLLAEHDLAMLDYLSDQVCILYGEPGVYGVVSHPHGVRVGINIYLNGFIPDENMRFRSEAIRFHAKPPRLSVKEAEWKIEWGLMKKNLGDFKLEVKQGNVKRGEIIGVLGPNGIGKTTFIKLLVGLEKPDEGEAPNWQGLTISYKPQYISINYDNVVFELLKDIAKEKVNEELTQNSLIKPLGLTKLLDREIKNLSGGELQRVAIAACLIKDAQIYLLDEPSAYLDVEERLTVAKIVRRIIEEKEAFAFIVEHDIVAQDALADRIMVFTGEPEKFGVAHAPVSLREGMNTFLSSVKVTFRRDPETGRPRANKLESKMDRWQKDRGEYYYI, encoded by the coding sequence TTCAAAACGAAGGTAAACCTGTTATTATAGAGGTTTTATGCTCTGGATGCGGTATTTGCGTAAAGAAGTGCCCCTTTAAAGCTATTTCAATAGTAAATTTACCTGAAGAACTTGAAGAAGAGTGCAGTTACAGATATGGCTTAAATATGTTTAAGCTTTATAGACTGCCTATACCTAAAGAAGGTGTTATTACCGGTTTAATAGGTAGAAATGGCGTTGGAAAATCTACAGCTTTAAAAATACTTTCTGGAGAAGTTAAACCTAATTTAGGACATTTTACTCAAGAACCGAGCTGGGAAGAGGTTATAAAACATTTTAGAGGTTCAACGCTTCAAACTTACTTTGAAAAATTAAGCAAGAAAAAATTGAAGGTTATTGCTAAACCTCAATATATAGATAAAATTCCAAAATATATTAAGGGTAAAGTTTTAGATGTTTTAAGCAGAGTAAATGAAAAGGGAATTCTTAAGAAGTTAATTAATGAGTTGCAATTAAAAAACTTTTTAGATAGACCTTTAGAGGTTTTAAGCGGTGGAGAACTTCAAAGAGTAGCTATAGCAGCAGCTTTATCTAGAGATGCTGATGTGTATATTTTTGATGAACCTTCAAGCCATCTTGATGTTCTTCAAAGATTAAATGTAGCTAAAGCTATAAGAGAGTTGGTAACTGAGGGGAAAACTGTTTTGCTTGCAGAACATGATTTAGCTATGCTAGATTATCTTTCTGATCAAGTATGCATATTATATGGCGAGCCGGGAGTTTATGGCGTGGTATCACATCCTCATGGAGTAAGAGTTGGAATTAATATCTATTTAAATGGTTTTATTCCTGATGAAAATATGAGGTTTAGAAGCGAAGCTATAAGGTTTCACGCTAAACCTCCTAGACTAAGCGTTAAAGAAGCAGAATGGAAGATTGAGTGGGGTTTAATGAAGAAGAATTTAGGAGACTTTAAACTTGAGGTTAAACAAGGGAATGTTAAAAGAGGAGAAATAATAGGAGTTTTAGGGCCTAACGGTATAGGTAAAACAACTTTTATAAAATTGCTTGTAGGTTTAGAGAAGCCTGATGAAGGTGAAGCGCCTAATTGGCAAGGGTTAACAATTAGTTATAAACCCCAGTATATTTCTATAAACTATGATAATGTTGTTTTTGAGCTTTTAAAAGATATAGCTAAAGAGAAGGTTAATGAAGAATTAACTCAAAATAGCTTAATTAAACCATTAGGTTTAACAAAGCTTTTAGATAGAGAAATTAAAAATTTAAGCGGTGGAGAACTACAAAGAGTAGCTATAGCAGCCTGTTTAATTAAAGATGCTCAAATATATCTTTTGGATGAGCCTAGCGCTTACTTAGATGTTGAAGAAAGATTGACTGTAGCTAAAATTGTTAGACGAATTATTGAAGAGAAGGAAGCTTTCGCTTTTATAGTTGAGCATGATATTGTTGCTCAAGATGCTTTAGCTGATAGAATTATGGTGTTTACTGGTGAGCCTGAAAAATTTGGTGTTGCTCATGCTCCTGTTTCATTAAGAGAAGGCATGAATACATTTTTATCAAGTGTTAAGGTTACTTTTAGACGTGATCCAGAAACAGGTAGACCTAGAGCTAATAAACTTGAGAGTAAAATGGATAGATGGCAAAAAGATAGAGGAGAGTATTATTATATTTAG
- a CDS encoding DNA topoisomerase IV subunit A, with amino-acid sequence MKKSFGVVKKRKEKVLENLKNLGLKVYEQIDLGSFPSIEMPSRSTSNILYEQKIRQYILGNKIVKRSARNIRHLKPFTQLIWVAYFVKDLLTQGKTSTLRDVFYSAQAFEMDFIDQAESDDIITDLETVINFPREDFNVFPEERSAIFGDLTIEYTVPGYEGKRLNLTSHPDGVMIGPALTTSEFIDCKADKIIAIEKGALFTRFIEEKVHERFKALLVQTAGQAPRATRALIRRLNQELGLPVYIFTDGDPWGMHIAMVIISGSANAAHLRDLNTPDAKWAGVWATDIEKYKLPSDKLTELDIKRLNELKTDPRYEGKLWKREIESFLRIRKKAEQEAFSRYGLTYIVDEYLPAKLELMEKS; translated from the coding sequence AAAGTTTATGAGCAAATCGACTTAGGTTCTTTCCCATCTATAGAAATGCCAAGCCGTTCTACAAGCAATATTCTTTATGAGCAAAAAATTAGACAATATATTTTAGGCAATAAAATAGTTAAAAGAAGCGCGAGAAACATTAGGCATTTAAAGCCTTTCACACAACTGATTTGGGTTGCATATTTTGTTAAAGATCTTTTAACTCAAGGTAAAACCAGCACTTTAAGAGATGTTTTTTATTCAGCTCAAGCTTTTGAAATGGACTTTATTGATCAAGCTGAAAGCGATGATATAATCACTGATCTTGAAACAGTTATAAATTTTCCAAGAGAAGATTTTAATGTTTTCCCTGAAGAGCGAAGCGCTATTTTTGGAGATTTAACTATTGAATATACTGTTCCAGGTTATGAAGGAAAAAGATTAAATTTAACAAGTCATCCAGACGGTGTTATGATTGGACCAGCTTTAACAACTAGCGAGTTTATTGATTGCAAAGCTGATAAAATAATCGCCATCGAGAAAGGTGCTTTATTCACAAGGTTTATTGAAGAGAAAGTTCATGAAAGGTTTAAAGCTTTATTGGTTCAAACAGCTGGTCAAGCTCCTAGAGCAACAAGAGCTTTAATAAGAAGGTTAAATCAAGAATTAGGGCTTCCAGTTTACATTTTTACAGATGGTGACCCATGGGGAATGCATATAGCTATGGTTATTATAAGCGGCTCAGCTAATGCGGCTCATTTAAGAGATTTAAATACGCCTGATGCTAAATGGGCTGGGGTATGGGCAACCGATATTGAAAAATATAAGCTTCCAAGCGATAAATTAACAGAGCTAGATATAAAACGACTTAATGAATTAAAAACTGATCCTCGGTATGAAGGTAAGCTTTGGAAAAGGGAAATAGAAAGCTTTTTAAGGATAAGAAAGAAAGCTGAGCAAGAAGCTTTCAGCAGATATGGCTTAACATATATTGTAGACGAATATTTACCAGCTAAGCTTGAGTTAATGGAAAAAAGCTAA